The proteins below are encoded in one region of Chaetodon trifascialis isolate fChaTrf1 chromosome 11, fChaTrf1.hap1, whole genome shotgun sequence:
- the fam131aa gene encoding protein FAM131A isoform X1: MSTMRLSNRSRERRERQREEEVKLEEIEMIPKSGKSPADSRKSVGIHEFAALARSSLNGISQAVRDHVTKPTSLAQGRVAHLIEWKGWPKPADPPPAAHSHFSSYCHLTEGEKEARFAAGVAEQFAIAEAKLRAWASVDEDEDEDSNDEDSHANGQAYTLSSQSSDAGTSNPITGPPCQPEADGGEAPPSDSPLGSSSSSLLCGRPASHNDPHSSQTNSPTLPSDCMSPFLEEEEEEEEERPDGHEEQLAPLEDQHGEGCIYHKPEWRPRARSSRFDSCYSTSHSESPGEEDEEDEEGSVFHEVRVWHCSPRSFFSDRASSGVASFDEEEERDEVEEKKEEKEFLM, encoded by the exons ATGTCCACAATGAGGCTGAGTAACAGGAgtagagagagaagggagagacaaagggaggaagag GTGAAACTTGAGGAGATTGAAATGATTCCAAAGTCAGGAAAATCTCCAGCAGACTCGAGGAAAAGTGTCGGCATCCATGAGTTTGCAGCACTTGCCAGATCCTCCTTAAATG gcATCTCTCAGGCAGTGAGGGACCATGTGACAAAGCCCACCTCCCTGGCTCAGGGCCGGGTCGCCCACCTCATCGAGTGGAAAGGTTGGCCCAAACCTGCCGACCCACCGCCGGCTGCCCACTCCCACTTCAGCTCCTACTGCCACCTGactgaaggagagaaggaggctcGGTTTGCTGCAG GAGTGGCTGAGCAGTTTGCCATTGCGGAAGCAAAGCTGCGTGCCTGGGCATCCgtggacgaggacgaggacgaagACTCCAACGACGAGGACTCCCACGCTAACGGACAGGCTTACACCTTGTCCAGCCAGAGCTCAG ACGCCGGCACGTCCAATCCTATCACAGGACCGCCATGCCAGCCTGAGGCGGATGGCGGTGAGGCGCCGCCCTCCGACAGTCCCCtgggctccagcagcagcagcctgctctGTGGTAGGCCTGCATCTCATAATGACCCACATTCATCCCAGACCAATTCACCTACTTTACCCAGCGACTGCATGAGTCCcttcctggaggaggaggaggaggaggaggaggagaggccgGATGGTCATGAGGAGCAGCTGGCTCCTTTAGAGGACCAGCACGGCGAAGGCTGCATCTACCACAAGCCCGAGTGGAGGCCTCGGGCCAGGAGCAGCAGGTTCGACTCCTGCTACTCCACCTCTCACTCCGAGTCTCctggagaggaggacgaggaggatgaggagggcagCGTGTTTCACGAGGTCCGAGTGTGGCACTGCAGCCCGAGAAGCTTCTTCTCTGACCGGGCCTCCTCTGGAGTGGCGTCAttcgatgaagaggaggagagggatgaggttgaggagaagaaggaggagaaagagttTTTGATGTGA
- the fam131aa gene encoding protein FAM131A isoform X2 yields the protein MIPKSGKSPADSRKSVGIHEFAALARSSLNGISQAVRDHVTKPTSLAQGRVAHLIEWKGWPKPADPPPAAHSHFSSYCHLTEGEKEARFAAGVAEQFAIAEAKLRAWASVDEDEDEDSNDEDSHANGQAYTLSSQSSDAGTSNPITGPPCQPEADGGEAPPSDSPLGSSSSSLLCGRPASHNDPHSSQTNSPTLPSDCMSPFLEEEEEEEEERPDGHEEQLAPLEDQHGEGCIYHKPEWRPRARSSRFDSCYSTSHSESPGEEDEEDEEGSVFHEVRVWHCSPRSFFSDRASSGVASFDEEEERDEVEEKKEEKEFLM from the exons ATGATTCCAAAGTCAGGAAAATCTCCAGCAGACTCGAGGAAAAGTGTCGGCATCCATGAGTTTGCAGCACTTGCCAGATCCTCCTTAAATG gcATCTCTCAGGCAGTGAGGGACCATGTGACAAAGCCCACCTCCCTGGCTCAGGGCCGGGTCGCCCACCTCATCGAGTGGAAAGGTTGGCCCAAACCTGCCGACCCACCGCCGGCTGCCCACTCCCACTTCAGCTCCTACTGCCACCTGactgaaggagagaaggaggctcGGTTTGCTGCAG GAGTGGCTGAGCAGTTTGCCATTGCGGAAGCAAAGCTGCGTGCCTGGGCATCCgtggacgaggacgaggacgaagACTCCAACGACGAGGACTCCCACGCTAACGGACAGGCTTACACCTTGTCCAGCCAGAGCTCAG ACGCCGGCACGTCCAATCCTATCACAGGACCGCCATGCCAGCCTGAGGCGGATGGCGGTGAGGCGCCGCCCTCCGACAGTCCCCtgggctccagcagcagcagcctgctctGTGGTAGGCCTGCATCTCATAATGACCCACATTCATCCCAGACCAATTCACCTACTTTACCCAGCGACTGCATGAGTCCcttcctggaggaggaggaggaggaggaggaggagaggccgGATGGTCATGAGGAGCAGCTGGCTCCTTTAGAGGACCAGCACGGCGAAGGCTGCATCTACCACAAGCCCGAGTGGAGGCCTCGGGCCAGGAGCAGCAGGTTCGACTCCTGCTACTCCACCTCTCACTCCGAGTCTCctggagaggaggacgaggaggatgaggagggcagCGTGTTTCACGAGGTCCGAGTGTGGCACTGCAGCCCGAGAAGCTTCTTCTCTGACCGGGCCTCCTCTGGAGTGGCGTCAttcgatgaagaggaggagagggatgaggttgaggagaagaaggaggagaaagagttTTTGATGTGA